TTCTCCAGAGACATCACTGGATACCAATGCCGAAGAAACATATAAATCAAGTCCCTCGCCAGAGAGGGAGGTTTCATCAGAACTCTATGATCAGCAGTCCTTACAAAGTTCACCCATGGATTCCCGTAATGTGAACAATTCAAACCCAGAAACAATTTCCGACATGCAGGCAGAAGTTTGTTCTCAGGGAAGAAGAACAAAAACCAGTTCCGCTTCAGAGCAAAATGTCAAAGACAATGTGATAATTAATGAGTCCATTCAGGAAAATTTGCACCGGAAGAACTCATTTCCGCTATCAGAGACTGACAGAGATGGAAGAAAAGGAGCAGGTGGCAATATCCCAGCAGAAATAGATGACAGTCTATTAGTGCAAGATGGTATAGTTCTGAAAGGCATTAACACTGCAGGCTTATCAACAGACAATATTGCAGCCAAGAAGTATATCCAGAATCCAACTCCCAAACTTCCTTCAGTTTCATTGGACAGGTCAATAATCCACAAGTCTTTTAATAATGTGCCATCCTTTAACTATTGAAATGTTCTAATTAGTGATTTTCTAGATGAACTATGTGAATGAGAGGGATTGTTCATcatgattttaataatatattagtagTTACATTATTGAAGAGCTGAAATATGCATAACTGCATCTGCAACTGTAACTGCTTAAAATTGCACCAACTGACAAACGCTTGCTTTTTTATGCTAACATATCCTACTATTAGCTCTGATAATATATTAAACCTGGTATGTGTGTTTAATGTTGCAGCTAACTTTGATTTATTAGATGCAGTGAACCAACAGACACTGAACAGACAGCTAGAAAAGGAAAAGAAGCTGGGGCTATTCGCTCAAGGTTTTTCAGAAGACTAGAGGAAAACAGATCTCAATTGCATCAACCATCAGAAATTGGAAAAGAGGTTTCCTCATTTAGTGGGAAAAATAATGGTGGCATGCATTTAAGCCCCGTATATGAGAAAAGGTATGACATGCTTCCTCTAGCAATACTCTTGCTCCAAAGGCAGACAGACTTTTTAGACTCTTTGCATCTTCACCAGGGAGGACTTTGGTGCTAGTGAAGCACAGAGTGTAAGAAAACTGGTTGATTATTCAAAATTAAGTTCGCAAGAACTGACAAAAAGGAGGTCTGTTTTGCAGCAAAGTGAAAACAATATTGGAAGTTCTAGTGATATCAGGTGAGGCTTTTACAATAGTAAATTTATGTAACAGTATGTGCTAGAATGTGGTTGTTCCTTTGGAGATGTCCTTAGAACTTTTTACTTTAGAGACATTAAATATGAAAAGTTCACTTCTTAGATGATATTGTCTATACAAATCCAAAACAGGGCTGGTTTTGCTGCTGGTGCTATACAAAATGGTGCCCACAAATTGATCAGTAAATCAAGTTTGCAAGATAAAGCAGCAAGAAAAGGAGACCCTGTCCTTTTAAGAACCGAAAAGAACGCAAGGTGAGTCTTCCATATATGAGCTTATATTTCTAATTTTCTGTCAAGCTCAACTCCAGAAACATTATTTTACTATATGCAACTTTTAGAATTCGAAAAGTATGCATTTTAATACCTGGCATTTAACTGGTTCTTGGTCAAAGTTTCATCATTGTCTAAGTGAAATGTCAAGATGTTCTAATAGGGTGTCTAAACGTGGATTCTTCCTTCCTGGCCCATTAGTTCTGTTTATTCATAAATTATCTTGGACAACTTTTTTACTGCACTTGACTATCAAGTACTcaaatgaattttgatttggttaCACATTTCTTGTAAGTTCTATATTCTGATTCTTGCTTTACCTAGTGATTCTTTTGCATGATAACTTTTTTTTGTctccatcttccattaaaattttataatttaatccatatCATCTTGCAGCTAATCTTGTATTACTTGATCTATTTGTATTTATTTGAAACCTTTAGCAAATTGTTAACTGAGCTCTGCAAGCTTATGTGGATTCCTTGCAGTCTGCAAGCTAATCCTCCTAACCATACCGAGAAGACAACTGAATCTAGTGTCCAGAAATCTTTGAATCCCAAACTTCAGGTTCCAAAAATGCACTCCATCCAGAACTCGATGTTTCATTCTGAAGCACATAAAATTACCAAGAAAGCACCTGCTCTCTCTTGCATTAAAAGCACAAGGTGTGTCATTGATGTAGCAAGCTCAATGTTTATTAAGGTCTTTATATGAGGGATTCTCGGTTAACTTCTTGTAGTAATGGTTGGCCTCTTTTTGATGTAGGAGTATAGGACCAAAGACGGATCATATGAGTTCTCAGAAGGAAACCAATTCATTGGGAAACTTAGAGCAAAACAAGGATACTAGAGGAAATACATCTAACATTGTCCTTCCAGTAGGAGTAGCTGAGACACAAACACCAAAGTTCCCATCCTTGAAGCGTAAAACATTTCAGgttctctttctttttctgatactAGTTACTTCAATGCAAAATTATATTTTCACTAAAAAAGcacaataatttttaaatatagtgCCATCAAGATGGTATTGTGTTCATGTAATTAATATGATGTGTCACTAGTATTTTCTCAAAGCTGTTCCACAGGAATCGAATGGAGACACGGTgttgttgaaatcccttaaaaGGCTTTCGCAATCACCAACTGAAAGCAGGTCTATTGCTTTTGAACTCTGCACATAATCGTAACCACTTTACAAGCTTCATCTCTAGAATAACacatttttttaacaaaaaataaaaccTGCAGGAATCTTACAGAATCTTCCGAGAGAGTTGCTAATAAAGAGGTATCTGATCGACCAAACTTGTACATTTCTGCATGAACAAAAGCGGAAAATACATGTGCAAGCCAATTGCAGATTCAAATATTCGGTAAACTCTTGACTTTAATTTCTTCAAATGGTTATGCTAGGTGCAAAATCATAAGAACCATGTGGAGGTTTCAACCAAGAATGTTCTCTGTGATCATCTGACCTCTGGATCTGAAGTTGCTCGGGAGGTGAATATGACAGAATCCGAATTTGCTTCAGTCATTGAAAATGATGGAAAAGTGGAAAAGGCTGAAGCTTATGGGAAGGAGCTTGAAGATGTAAGTAAAACACATCAAAGAAAGAAAGattcattgaagattatattatgttattgatGTATTTCATTAAGAAAATCAGTAATGTTTATGTGGTCTTGAGTTATATTAAAGTACTTCATAGTTTATTTAGGATACGAAAATCAATATGCACAAGAGAATATAATTAGATATTTGGTAAATTTGCTGTTATCTTTGCAGATATGCAACATGCTGAAAAAGAAAAACGAGGAAGCCAAACAAGTATTGGTTCGAGCAATTGTGAACAACAACAATTTACTGATGCTTAACCATCCCATCTTGAAAGAGAAGATATCCTTTCCCATTTTGTATTATTTGCAATCATAAGATTTTATCTGGGTACAATGATTATTATTAGAGTTGCACATTCCTTCACGATTGAGAACATTAATATGGTTCAGAAATTTGCTGAGCTACTGATTTCCAAGGAAATGCCAACTTGATCACGGGAACGAACGGTGCTTATATGCCCTTGGAAGGTATCTCTCtcactcaaacacatgcatagacaCATGGTACACATGATAATTCAAATTTCTTCCCTATTTTGGTTGATAAGTTCTTGCTCCACGCAAATCTCAGAAACAGGATGCATGGTCTTCTTCCGTCAAAAAGTTAGTCGGAGTTAAGCAAACATGGTTAGAAACTCTGCATTTATCTCATCGCTTAGTTCTACTTAGTTTCTCTGACTCATTGAAGTGAAGCTTTCAATTTAGAACTTCATTAAACCTTGTAGATTGTTCTATATGATTTACAAGTTCTCATCTTTTGATTGAttgcttttaaaaaaaataatatcttgattgatttttatttatatattttaaaggtAAGAACCCTAATTTATTAGCAGGCATCAAGACTTCGAAGGCCCAAAACCATTCTCCTAATTGTGTATAACTAAACACACTGCTAAAGTCCAAAACAGAGGTCGAATAGGGTCCAGTCCACTCCAGTCGtaaaagtaaaaaatttaaaCTCTTCCCTCCTGATTGGTGCCCCAATTTGTGCAGCATAAAAAATGCGCGCCTTCTCCATTGAATAATTTGACATTGGCAATTTCATTCGAAGTTTCAAGCCTAGGATGAAACATAAAAATAGATTCCGCCTCCGCCCTCCCTCCTTTTAAAAAAATAGTCCCAAACTAAAACCATTTTTTTCCTAATTCAACCCACCAAAATTCCCTCCATGTTACCAAAACTAAAAAAAACATGTAAAAATCCCAAAACAACTTGAATTGAAATCTTTCTTTTCCTCCCCTCCACAATCCACCATTACTTATGTCTCCTCTTCTCCACAATTTCTCCATCCCTCCCATCCTCTCTGCCCTTCTCCTCCACCTCTTTCTCCTCCCCCTCTCTCAGTCAAATGGCTATTCTCTCCTTTCATGAAAATGACAACAAGGAGAACATCCCTCCTTTCTCCTCAAAAAAGCCTACATTTCTTCTTACAAAACTTTCATCCTCCAACAATAAAAAAAGAAGATTAAGGAAACCCCTTCAAGACATTACCAATCTCATTCTCCCACAAATTTTCTCAACTCCAGTTCAATCCGATACAACAGTTCTGGTTTCTTCCCAACCTTTGGCTTCTCAACCCAATTTCAAAAAGAGGAGAGATGAAGATAAGCTAGGATCAATTTGCAGGAAGACTCATTTCGTGTATAAAAGTGTGAACTTCCGATAGCTCAGACACTAAATCCCTAAATTACTAGGGTGATTCGTTTGTCAACTAGTCAATCTGCTTGATTGAGAGTTCATTTTTGTTTCGTTTTCTTGTATTAGTACTTTGGTTTTAAGTTATACATTTATACATAAATATAATTGATATAGTATGTCTCAAAATCGAAATCTGACCTTTATATTATACTACCGTGGAATAATATGATTGGTTtttctcctctttgatgttctCGAGTCTGGTGAATGATTGGACTGGTTACATAAATTTGGCCAAGTGAAATTTTTAGATTACGTTGGTGAGGTCTTTTGGCTTAAGTGGGAAACTAAAGAAGATTTTCTTTTACCAGAAAAGAAGAGGCTTTAAAACCTTGATATATGAATGTAAGAATAGATTATAGTTATAACTTAAAATTAAACTATTAATGATTTCGGCTTAGATTTGTTAAGATCAATTAATATACATTTGTCGTgccaataaaaaaattcatatacATTTTTTGTCTAAATCTATATTCTATAGcaaaatttttatgttatttttggtGAGTCTTATTTAAagtaaatttaatttgatttaaaataaataaattttacgttaattaaattgagttatttaaattttgagttcaagttaagttgagttttacaacttgaataatttgaataagaGATTTGTGTAAATATCTTTTGtttttgtcaattttaaaatgagtaaattaatttctttcaataaaagttaaaaaatcaaaataatttatttttagaaatttaaaatttatatttttaaaatttaaagaatatataaagaaagttaaaattttaaaaaatttaaaataataatttttgatctaaataagttaattaatgattcaaatttatcaaaatatcTTATGTTTTTATACT
The Gossypium arboreum isolate Shixiya-1 chromosome 10, ASM2569848v2, whole genome shotgun sequence genome window above contains:
- the LOC108488052 gene encoding uncharacterized protein At4g18490, with protein sequence MSVKDDALDFSFETTTKGKNKAFNFDKLDIDFNLDDDFGKFSSFKVDMPDLDFSSPAKKDAKATEKSKEESNSGKQQEKKDRLAFSFNFNELDDFDFDSALNKGEKTSKKNQESKDAELDDFDFDSTLNKGEKTSKKNKECKAAELDEFDFDSTLNIGEKTSKKNQEGKAAASESTEVSKIDQALEDDLITERLPESRDAANSKAETSKGRVEACKSTDNPCSSKAVPAQGPAPEKMDTAQGSRISPETSLDTNAEETYKSSPSPEREVSSELYDQQSLQSSPMDSRNVNNSNPETISDMQAEVCSQGRRTKTSSASEQNVKDNVIINESIQENLHRKNSFPLSETDRDGRKGAGGNIPAEIDDSLLVQDGIVLKGINTAGLSTDNIAAKKYIQNPTPKLPSVSLDRCSEPTDTEQTARKGKEAGAIRSRFFRRLEENRSQLHQPSEIGKEVSSFSGKNNGGMHLSPVYEKREDFGASEAQSVRKLVDYSKLSSQELTKRRSVLQQSENNIGSSSDIRAGFAAGAIQNGAHKLISKSSLQDKAARKGDPVLLRTEKNASKLLTELCKLMWIPCSLQANPPNHTEKTTESSVQKSLNPKLQVPKMHSIQNSMFHSEAHKITKKAPALSCIKSTRSIGPKTDHMSSQKETNSLGNLEQNKDTRGNTSNIVLPVGVAETQTPKFPSLKRKTFQYFLKAVPQESNGDTVLLKSLKRLSQSPTESRNLTESSERVANKEVSDRPNLYISA